A single region of the Halorubrum depositum genome encodes:
- a CDS encoding HalOD1 output domain-containing protein: MPDPVHSHHVAVDEEHDLLSRGAHDSRGPGSLSVSVIQELATLLDVDPVATPLHLEDCIDPDWLDQLPDRNADHDENSIGIAFHYGDYKIFCCSCGKIAVYGDLAKHERGEMVTPHSMKNITPEKTELELPEHTRIARPDGGRTRESRPEGGGTDGFSPKKGEPLFFGAAPTLVNLANEVVSTVPPVL, from the coding sequence ATGCCTGACCCGGTTCACAGTCACCATGTTGCGGTCGATGAGGAACATGATCTGCTAAGCCGGGGAGCGCACGATTCGAGAGGGCCGGGTTCACTCTCAGTATCAGTCATACAAGAACTCGCAACTCTACTCGACGTAGACCCCGTAGCGACTCCCCTCCATCTGGAGGACTGCATCGACCCAGATTGGCTCGATCAGCTCCCCGACCGAAACGCCGACCACGACGAGAACAGCATCGGCATTGCCTTCCACTACGGCGACTACAAGATATTCTGTTGTTCGTGCGGGAAGATCGCCGTCTATGGCGACCTCGCAAAACACGAGAGAGGCGAGATGGTCACTCCCCACTCGATGAAGAACATCACTCCAGAGAAAACCGAGCTGGAACTCCCCGAGCATACCCGCATAGCCCGTCCAGATGGAGGCCGTACACGCGAGAGTCGTCCAGAGGGCGGCGGAACAGATGGGTTCTCCCCCAAGAAAGGAGAACCCCTGTTCTTCGGAGCCGCCCCTACCCTCGTCAATCTCGCCAACGAGGTCGTCTCCACCGTCCCACCAGTCCTCTGA
- a CDS encoding terminase large subunit domain-containing protein: MQEIAEKFASESDADVDALLERWNGRPDLLAEDILRAKNLETDEIEPLTLFRPYQPRIMHAYFYGDAKILNIYKGRRIGVSYVIGICILIEALLKPDTFYPILSKTKGQSNSRISDIKTLIKNAKIDIPLEKDNQDEIVLPNGSRIKAYTGDPDSARGEDPPKTVFIDEMAFLEDQSATLDAYLPTISLGSSQMVQVSTPKAANDEFMQANERGTPDGRNDFGILALKQPTFKNADEIETDRSLFEQDVEPVRPDFDLMAAETQRASDPNGFAQEYLCRPVSDEYRFFSMPTIEVAMERGAAEGYSYGLRRYDTPNTLVMGVDIGFNSDDTAIVVFEHEGPRRYCRYKEVVNDRVLSQAGITPSSRQNPAAVAERISQVYHAMGISNVVMDMTGVGQGFHDEVRRRIGRAYTGFNFSAKDKVEKMMGNMNYALHNDLVSLPDDEQLREQLGAIVKQQKEDWQKPKFTGKEHAPEGKDDLAMATVLAAFPPNFKSDKSRTLQQREDVTPPVQVEEPQEREGWAGLKISGESSGGRGYSLSHGRDKRGYKSRHRRRSTHRRRRKF; this comes from the coding sequence ATGCAGGAAATTGCTGAAAAGTTCGCCTCTGAGAGCGATGCTGACGTTGATGCGTTGCTCGAACGGTGGAATGGCCGCCCCGATCTTCTCGCAGAGGACATTCTCCGGGCGAAGAATCTGGAGACGGACGAAATTGAGCCGCTGACGCTCTTTCGCCCGTACCAGCCCCGGATTATGCACGCCTACTTCTACGGCGATGCGAAGATTCTGAACATCTACAAGGGGCGGCGGATTGGCGTTTCCTACGTAATCGGTATCTGTATCCTGATTGAGGCGCTTCTCAAGCCGGATACGTTCTACCCTATTCTCTCGAAGACGAAGGGGCAGTCGAACTCGCGGATTAGCGACATTAAGACGCTAATCAAGAACGCGAAAATCGACATTCCGCTCGAAAAGGACAATCAGGACGAGATCGTTCTGCCGAACGGCTCTCGAATCAAGGCGTACACGGGCGACCCGGACTCCGCTCGTGGTGAAGACCCGCCGAAGACCGTTTTTATTGACGAGATGGCGTTCTTGGAAGACCAGAGCGCCACCCTCGATGCGTACCTACCCACCATCAGTCTCGGTTCGAGTCAAATGGTGCAGGTGTCCACGCCGAAGGCCGCGAACGACGAGTTCATGCAGGCGAACGAGCGGGGGACGCCGGACGGTCGCAACGACTTCGGGATTCTCGCTCTGAAACAGCCGACGTTCAAGAACGCGGACGAGATCGAGACTGATCGCTCGCTATTCGAGCAGGATGTGGAACCCGTCCGGCCCGACTTCGACCTAATGGCGGCGGAAACTCAGCGAGCCTCCGACCCCAACGGCTTCGCACAAGAGTATCTGTGCCGCCCTGTGAGTGACGAGTACCGCTTCTTCTCGATGCCCACCATAGAGGTCGCAATGGAGCGGGGGGCCGCTGAGGGGTACTCCTACGGCCTCAGGCGGTACGACACTCCCAACACTCTGGTTATGGGTGTGGACATTGGGTTCAACTCCGACGACACGGCGATTGTGGTCTTCGAGCATGAAGGCCCGCGTCGGTACTGCCGGTACAAGGAGGTCGTGAACGACCGCGTGCTGTCGCAGGCGGGAATCACTCCATCGAGTCGGCAGAACCCGGCGGCGGTGGCCGAACGTATCTCTCAGGTCTATCACGCGATGGGCATCTCGAACGTCGTGATGGACATGACGGGGGTGGGACAGGGATTCCATGACGAGGTTCGCCGTCGTATCGGGCGGGCCTACACGGGCTTCAATTTCTCCGCGAAGGACAAGGTGGAGAAGATGATGGGCAACATGAACTACGCCCTTCACAACGATCTCGTCTCTCTCCCTGACGACGAACAGCTCCGAGAACAGCTCGGTGCGATTGTCAAACAGCAGAAGGAGGATTGGCAGAAGCCGAAGTTCACGGGGAAGGAACACGCCCCGGAGGGGAAGGACGACCTCGCTATGGCGACGGTGCTGGCGGCGTTCCCTCCGAACTTCAAGTCGGACAAGTCGAGAACCCTCCAACAGCGAGAGGATGTGACCCCTCCGGTTCAGGTGGAAGAACCTCAGGAGCGCGAGGGATGGGCAGGACTGAAAATTTCCGGCGAATCGTCCGGTGGTCGCGGCTATTCTCTCTCGCACGGACGCGACAAGCGCGGTTACAAATCAAGGCACAGACGCCGTTCAACTCACAGGCGGCGACGGAAGTTCTAA
- a CDS encoding baseplate J/gp47 family protein — MTINEDGSFDGDTEAEILDAMIADAKQYWSEDIKESDLAVIRNFYRPIARRLAQAQDDIGLVLQSTQIDNAEGAALDLLTALIGVTREPAVRARGEVTFSRANAAEMDYHIPAGTEVQTRNDPPIEFVTTEGAVIEEGTKSASAPVVAVEPGANSNVGSNTITALPVPLAGIERVTNPANTTGGENREGDEHLRERASEELAEGSSATGPALVTAVQGIEGVTSVSILINDTPDDNGRGYNLPANSGELVVTGGDDAEIAQAILETKGMDSTLVAGVNGVAVEGVVAELPNGQTHPVDFSRANPVTIYIEADVQVDSTYESDDDVLNNIVRYVGGQTTDGFEKDGELGVTDDVLYGEIEYRIRDVPGVYDVTGLKIGRTDPPDSTSNISIGSMEEANTDARTDITLHTSEV; from the coding sequence ATGACGATTAACGAAGACGGCTCTTTTGACGGCGATACCGAGGCTGAAATCCTCGATGCGATGATTGCCGACGCGAAGCAGTATTGGTCAGAGGACATTAAGGAATCTGACCTCGCTGTAATTCGGAATTTCTACCGGCCTATCGCTCGGCGTCTCGCTCAGGCACAGGACGATATTGGACTTGTTCTTCAGTCCACGCAGATTGACAACGCCGAGGGTGCGGCTCTCGATCTTCTCACGGCGCTCATTGGCGTGACTCGGGAACCGGCAGTTCGCGCTCGTGGTGAGGTTACGTTCTCGCGTGCCAACGCCGCCGAAATGGATTACCACATTCCGGCGGGGACTGAGGTTCAGACGAGAAACGACCCCCCGATTGAGTTTGTGACTACGGAGGGTGCGGTTATCGAGGAGGGAACCAAGTCGGCTTCCGCCCCGGTCGTCGCGGTCGAACCCGGAGCAAACTCGAACGTCGGCTCGAACACGATTACCGCTCTCCCTGTTCCGCTGGCAGGCATCGAGCGTGTTACGAACCCTGCGAACACCACGGGTGGAGAGAACCGAGAAGGGGACGAACATCTCCGTGAGCGAGCAAGCGAGGAGCTGGCAGAGGGTTCGAGTGCAACCGGCCCCGCGCTGGTCACGGCGGTTCAGGGAATCGAGGGCGTCACCTCGGTCAGTATTCTCATCAACGACACTCCTGACGACAACGGGCGCGGCTACAATCTGCCCGCTAACTCTGGTGAGCTTGTCGTGACGGGTGGGGACGACGCCGAGATCGCGCAGGCTATCCTCGAAACAAAGGGGATGGATTCGACGCTGGTTGCCGGAGTAAACGGTGTGGCCGTGGAGGGAGTTGTAGCGGAGCTTCCGAATGGTCAGACCCACCCGGTTGACTTCTCGCGGGCGAACCCCGTGACCATCTACATCGAGGCAGATGTGCAGGTCGATTCCACCTACGAGAGCGATGACGACGTGCTGAACAACATCGTTCGGTACGTCGGCGGTCAGACCACGGACGGCTTCGAGAAGGACGGTGAGCTTGGCGTGACCGACGACGTTCTCTACGGCGAGATCGAGTACCGGATTCGGGACGTTCCCGGCGTGTACGACGTGACCGGCCTCAAGATTGGTCGCACCGACCCGCCGGATTCCACGTCGAACATCTCGATTGGGAGTATGGAGGAAGCAAACACGGACGCTCGCACCGACATTACGCTCCACACGAGCGAGGTGTAG